The sequence GGCACATCGGCGAGTACGCCGGGGAGATGACCGTGGCCGCCGACGACGGCCGCAAGTACTGGGAACCGGGGCAGTCCCAGCTGCGGATCGGGTTCAGCGACGCAAGCGTCGCCAAGGTCCTGGCACGCGGGAACCGCCTCGTCCCCGAGGTGGTCACGGACCTGTGCCGACGGCTCGGCGTCGCGACCACCGACATCGACACCCTGATCACGAACCAACCCAACCGCACCTTTCTGCGGAACTGGCGAGAAGCGCTGCGGCTGCCGGGCGAGCGGCATCCGAACACCTTCGACGAGTACGGGAACCTGTTCGGCGCGGCAATCCCGATCACCCTGGACCGCGCGCTCAGCTCCCGGCGGATCGAGGACGGCAACCTGGTGGTACTCGCGGGATTCGCTCACGCGGGCGATTTCGCGGGCGCCGCCGCAGTCCGCTGGCGCGGCACACGGGGCTGAGCGACGGGCATCCCCGCTCCGGCCCGTCCCTTTCGCTTCGCGGTCGACCACCCGGAAACGATAGAAAGGGAATATGGGAGTTTCGGGTCAATCCGGGCATGATGCCTCTGATGCGTCCATGAGGACTCATCGGCCCGGTCGGCCCCGTCAGGGAGAAGAGGAGCGGCGGTCGGGCTCGCTGCTGAGCGTGCACAGTCTCGCCGGTCAGGTCTTCCTTCTGCAGCTGGCGGTCGTGCTGCTGCTCGTCGCCGCCACCCTGCTGGCGCTCGTGGTGCAGGCTCGGCGCGACATCATGGCGGACGCCCGGCACCGGACGCTCACCACGGCGCAGACGTTCGCGAACTCCCCGGGGATCGTGGCGGCGCTGGACAGCGCGAACCCGACCGCGATCCTGCAGCCGCACGCCGAGGCGGCCCGGAAGGCCGCGGGCGTCGACGCCATCATCGTGTACGGGCTGAACGGAGTCGCCCTCACCCACAGCGACCCCCACCAGATCGGAAAGCACACCATCGGGCCCTACGCGGCGGCGGCGAGCGGCAAGCCGTTCACGAGTACCTTCAAGGGGGCACTGGGGCTCTCGGTGATCTCGGCGGTCCCCGTCAGGGGTCCCGACGGCTCGGTCGTCGCCATCGTCTCCGTGCCCGTCACGGTCGAGACGGTGCAGCACAGGCTGGACCGGCAGCTGCCGGTCCTCTTCGGCGGCGCCGCCACGGCCCTTGTCGTCGCCGCGGGCGGGTCGGGCCTGGTGAGCCGGCGGCTGCGGCGGCAGACCCACGGCCTGGGGCCGACCGAGATGACCCGGATGTACGAGCACCACGACGCGGTCCTGCACTCGGTGCGGGAAGGGGTGCTGATCGTCGGCGGTGACGGCCGGCTGCTACTGGTCAACGACGAGGCACGGCGGCTGCTGGACCTGCCGGCGGACACGGAGCGGCGGCACATCACCGATCTGGGCCTGGACGACGACCTCGCCGGGCTGCTGGCCTCCGACCACCCCGCCACCGACGAGGTGCACCTGGCGGCCGACCGGCTGCTCGCGGTCAACAAGCGGCTCACCGCACCTCACGGACCCGCCGGCAGCGTGGTGACGCTCCGGGACACCACCGAGCTGCGGGCCCTCTCCGGCCGGGCGGAGGTGGCGCGCGAACGGTTGAAGCTGCTCTACGACGCCGGGCTGCGGATCGGCACCACGCTGGATGTGAAGAGCACGGCCGAGGAACTGGCCGGCGTGGCGGTGCCCCGGTTCGCCGACATCGTCACCGTCGAACTGCTGGATCCGGTCCTGCGCGGCGAGGAGCCCTCCGCCACGACCGCCGCGATCCCCGAGTTGCGCCGCAGCGCCGTCGTCGGCCTGGACACGGACGATCTGCTCCACCCCGTCGGCGAGCTGATCCGGTTCGTCCCGGCCCACCCCGTCTCCAAGGCGATGGCCGACGGCCGACCCGTCCTGGTCGAGGACCTGAGCGCCTCCGACGGCTGGCTGGCCCAGCACCCCGAACGTGCCCGGAGGATCCTCGAACACGGCATCCACTCCCTGCTCGTGGTTCCGTTGCGCGCCCGCGGCGTGGTGCTCGGAGTGGCGGACTTCTGGCGCACGGAGGACTCCCCGCCGTTCGAGGACGAGGACATGTCCTTCGCCGAGGAGCTGGCCACCCGGGCGGCGCTGTGCATCGACAACGCCCGCCGCTACACCCGCGAACACACCATGGCCGTCGCTCTGCAGCACAGCCTGCTGCCCCGCGGGCTGCCCGAGCAGTCCGCCCTCGATGTGGCCTACCGCTACCTGCCGGCCCAGGCCGGGGTGGGTGGGGACTGGTTCGACGTCATCCCGCTGTCCGGCACCCGGGTGGCACTGGTCGTGGGTGATGTCGTCGGCCACGGTCTGCACGCCGCGGCGACCATGGGCCGGCTGCGCACCGCCGTGCACAACTTCGCCAGCCTGGACATGCCCGTGGAGGAGCTGCTGGGCCGGCTGGACGAGCTGGTGAGCCAGATAGACGCCGAGGAGGCCGACACGGAGGACGGACAGGGGACGATCACCGGGGCGACCTGCCAGTACGCCGTCTACGACCCCACCTCCGGGCTGCTGACCCTCGCCACCGCCGGCCATCCTGGACCGGCGATGGTCCATCCGGACGGGGCCGTCGGCTTCCCCCGGCTGCCCGTCTCCCCGCCACTGGGACTCGGCGCCGGCCTGCCCGTCGAGACCGCCGAACTCACCGTGCCCGAGGGTTCCCGGCTGGTCCTCTACACCGACGGACTGATCGAGGACCGGACCCGGGACCTGGACGCCGGTCTGGAGGCCCTGCGCGATGCCCTGACAGGACCCGATCGCACGCCGGAGGCCACCTGTACGGCAGTGATGGCAGCGATGCTGTCCGACCGGCCCAGGGATGACATCGCGCTGCTGGTGGCCCGCACACGCCGGCTCGGTCCGGCGCAGGTCGCCGAGTGGGACGTACCCCGTGACCCGGCGGCGGTGGCCCCGGTGCGCACCGCCTGCGTCCGCCGGCTGACGGAGTGGGGTCTGGAGCAGGTCGCCTTCACCGCCGAACTCATCCTCAGCGAGCTGATCACCAACGCCGTCCGCTACGGCGCCGAACCCATCACCGTCCGGCTGCTCCGCACGGTGTCGGCCGGCGGCCCCGCCGCGGGCACCCTGATCTTCGAGGTCGCCGACGGCAGCAGCACCTCACCCCGGCTGCGCCGCGCGAAAGTCACCGACGAGGGCGGCCGCGGACTGTTCCTGGTGGCCCGTTTCGCCGAACGCTGGGGGACCCGCTACACGCCCACCGGCAAAGTCATCTGGGCCGAACGGCCACTCCACGACAGCGCCACGCCGGAGCCGGAGGAACTCGGCGAGATCCTGCTCGGCCAATGGGACGACACGGCACTCTGAGGAGGGCGTCTGCGTACCGCCGGGGAAAGACGCTGGTCGCAGGCTCCCCGGGCAGCATTCCGCCGCCGAGGCGGCCGGGTACCCTGGCCTCGATGACCACTTCGTCGGCGTGGTGGACCATCGGCCTGCGAAAGCTCCCGGAACTCCACGACCGGCCATGGCGGCACCGCGCATTCCTCAGGCGGTCCGACGCACCCTGTAACAAGCAGACCTTCCTCGGTGACAGCCGCATCCCCCACACCCCGGAGCAGTCGTGACCAGACCCCGCGCCCGAGCAGCGGCCGTCCTCGGCTGCTTCGCTCTCATGGCACTGGGCCTGAGCGCCTGCGAGAACAGACCGGCCGCCGGGCTCGCCAAGCCGCCGGTGGCCACCTCCGCCGAGAACGCGGGCGGCATGCGCGCGCTGATCGCCGCGGCGAAACGGGAGGGCACGCTCAGAACGATCGCGCTGCCGCGTGACTGGGCCGACTACGGCGGCCTGATCGACGGCTTCGGGAAGAAGTACGGGATCAAGGTCACGGTCGAGGATCCGCTGGGCCACAGCGAGGACGAGATCGACGCCCTGAAGAGGAGGGGAAACCGGCCGACGGCCCCCGACGTGATCGACGTGGGCGACGCGTTCGCGCGGAACGCGGCGGCGCAGAATCTGCTCGCACCGTACAAGGTCGCCGCTTACGACTCGATCCCCGACAATCAGAAGGACCCGAAGGCCCGCTGGTCCAACAACTACGGGGGCTACATCTCCATCGGCTGCGACGCCAACCGGGTCAAGCCCTGTCCGGAGACCTTCGCCGATCTGCTGAAGCCCGCCTACAAGGGCAAGGTCTCCCTCGAAGGCGAACCGCCCCGATCGGCTACCGCCTTCTCCAGCGTCTACGCGGCCGCACTGGCGAACAACGGGTCGTTCGACGACATCCAGCCCGGACTCGACTTCTTCGCCGAGCTCGAGAAGAACGGCAACCTCAACCCGCTCAGTTCCAACCTCCCAACGGTCCAGGACGGCCGGACCCCCATCAGCATCAACTGGGACTACATCAACCTCCACTACGCCGACCAGCTCCGCGACAAGGGCGTGAACTGGCAGGTCGCGATCCCCTTCGACGGCAGCTTCGCCCAGTACTTCGCCCTGGCGATCAACAAGAACGCCCCGCACCCGGCGGCTGCCCGCCTGTGGCAGGAGTACCTCTTCAGCCCGGAGGGCCAGAACCTCCGGCTGCGCGGCTACGCCCGCCCGGTGCTCATGGACGCCATGCAACAGGACGGCACCCTCGACAAGGCCGCCGCCGCACGACTGCCGACGGTCGAGGGAACGCCGCAGTTCCCGACGGACGCGCAACTGGAAAAGGCGAGGGAGACGGTCGCCCGGGGCTGGGCGAAGGCCGTATCCGGTTAGAGACGGTCCGCCCGGACATTCTTGAAAGAGCGCTGACCGGTCCTCACGAGCTCCACCCGCACAGCCGACCGAATGCGATCAGCTGAGGCCGCGTCTCGGACGTGTTCCTCCACCGTTCGAACGCGTTCCGCCACCCTCGGGCCATGAGGGGACAAGTCACTGCCGTCGCATCCTCCATGCGCTGGGATGTCCGCATCATCGGCGAACGAGGTGGCGGGTGGGCATGAACGCTTTCGTGGACGGGCCGACACGCTCCGCGGAGACTCCGGTTCTCGAACAGTGCCGCTGCGGCGCCCACCTGCCGCAAGGCGGGCCCTCGGTGGCCGAGGAACGGTTCCGCGGGCTGCTGGAGGCAGCGCCCGACGCCATGGTCATCGTCGACGACGGCGGCAACATCAGGCTGGTCAACGCCCAGACGGAGGCCTTGTTCGGCTACCGACGCGAAGAACTTCTGGGCCGCTCGGTCGAGTTGCTGGTGCCGCACCGCTTCAGGGCCCACCACACCCGTCACCGCGACGGCTACGCCGCCAACCGCCAGGTGCGCCCCATGGGCGCAGGACTGGAACTGCACGGACTGCGCAAGAACGGCAGCGAGTTCCCCGTCGAGATCAGCCTCAGCCCACTGGAGACGGCGGACGGACTGCTGGTGTCGGCCGCGGTGCGGGACGTCAGCGACCGCAAGGCGGCCGAGGCCCGTATCAACGAACTCGCCGCACTCGTCGAGTCCTCCCAGGACGCGATCCTCGCGAAGACCCTCGACGGATACATCACCTACTGGAACGCCGCCGCGGCACGGTTGTACGGCTACGCCGCCGAGGAGGCGATCGGCCGGCACGTGTCCCTGCTCGCACCGGCCGACCTGGAGGACGACATCCACGCCCTGCTGAAGCGACTGCGGCAGGGCGAGAAGGTCGAGCATTTCGAGACCCTCCGGGTCACCAGAAGCGGGGCGTTGCTGGACGTGGACGTCACGCTGTGGCCGACCCGGGACGCCCGGGGACAGATCGTCGGCGCCTGTGCCATCGTCCGGGACATCAGCGACCGCAAACGCGCGGAGGCCGAACTCACGGCCCTGCTGGAGCAGCAGCGGCACATCGCCCTGACCCTGCAACGCAGTCTCATGGGAACCCCGCCCGCCATCCCCGGCCTGGCCACTGCCAGCCGCTACCGGCCGGCCACGCAGGGCGCCGGCGTCGGCGGCGACTGGTTCGACCTCATACCGCTGGGCGCGGGACGGGTCGGCGTCCTCATCGGGGACGTGATGGGCCGCGGACTGGAGGCGGCGGCCGTGATGGGCCAGCTGCGCTCGGCAGCACACGCGCTCGCCAAGACGGGCATGCAGCCGCGCCAGCTGATGCAAGCCCTCGACACTGTCGTCACCGACCTGGACGTGCCGGACCAGTTGGTCACCTGCTGTTACCTGATCATCGCCCCGGACGCCGGTACCGTGACGGTCTGCTCCGCCGGGCATCTGCCGACCCTCGTCGTCGGCCCCTGGGACGGCGTCCGTATGCTCCCCACCCCGGTCAACGCCCCGCTCGGCGTCGGCGACGTCCTGTACGAGCAGTCCTGTACCGACATGGCTCCCGGCGCCACGCTCGTGCTGTACACGGACGGCCTGATCGAGACGCCCGACAGTGACATCGAGGCGCGGCTCGCCGAACTCACCACCGTGCTGGACACCTTCTTCCCACAGGCGGAAGGGCTGGAGGACGCCGCCGACCAGGTGCTTGCCACGTTGCTGCCGGACTGCGAAGGCCACAACGACGACGTGACGCTCCTGCTGGCCCAGCTCCCGGCCGCCCCCCTGGCCGCCGTCACCACCGAGCTGCCCGCCGCCGCGGCCTCCGTCCCCGAGGGCCGCGCCTTCCTCAGCCGGACCCTGGCTTCGTGGGAGTGCACGTCGTCGTCCGACGACGCCCTGTTGCTGCTGTCCGAGACCCTGACCAACGCCGTCCAGCACGCCGAGGGCCCACTGGGCCTACGTCTGTGCCGCACCCTCACCGATCTCACCGTGGAGGTCAGCGACCACAGCCCGCATCTTCCTCAGCCCCGCCTGGCTGCCCAGGACGAGGAGTCCGGCCGGGGCCTGTTCCTGGTCCGCACGCTCGCCGACAGCTGGGGGGTGCGGCCGACGGACGAGGGCAAGACGACCTGGTTCACACTGAAGCTGTGCCACGAGCCCCACAGCTCGCCGGATGCGGCGAGCTAGTGCCGGAAGGCTGTTCAGCCGTCCCAGGACCAGTCCGCCACCTCGGGCAGGTCCATTCCGTGCTCGCGGATCCAGACATGATGGCGCTGGCGGGTGTCCTCCATGCGCTGGCGTAGAGCCGCCGCGCGCACCGCCAGGCCGGGGACGCGGTCGATGACGTCCATGACCAGGCGGTAGCGGTCCAGATCGTTGCGGACCACCATGTCGAACGGCGTGGTCGTGGTGCCGATCTCCTTGTATCCGCGCACATGCAGGTGGCGATGACCGGTGCGCCGGTAGGCCAGGCGGTGGATCAGCCACGGATAGCCGTGGTACGCGAAGATCACCGGCTTGTCCGTGGTGAACAGTCCGTCGTAGTCGAAGTCGCTCATGCCGTGCGGGTGGTCCTCGCTCGGCAGCAACCGGGCGATGTCGACGACGTTGACCACCCGCACCGCGAGCTCGGGCAGGTGGCGGCGCAGCAACTGGGCCGCGGCCAGTACTTCCTGGGTGGGCACATCACCCGCGCAGGCCAGTACCACGTCGGGTTCACGCGTACCGTCCTCGGTGCCGGCCCACTCCCAGAGACCGGCGCCGCGGGCGCAGTGTGCCTTCGCCTCCTCCATCGACAGCCAGTCGAAGCAGGGCTGTTTGCCGGCGACGACGACGTTGACGTAGTCGCGGCTGCGCAGCACGTGATCGGCCACCGACAGCAGGGTGTTGGCGTCCGGCGGCAGGTAGACCCGTACCACTTCCGGACTCTTGTTCAGTACGTGGTCGACGAAGCCGGGGTCCTGATGGGAGAAGCCGTTGTGGTCCTGGCGCCACACGTGCGAGGTCAGCAGGTAGTTGAGGGAGGCGATGGGGGCGCGCCAGGGCAGACGGCGGGTGGTGCGCAGCCACTTGATGTGCTGGTTGACCATCGAGTCGACGATGTGGACGAAGGCCTCGTAGCAGGAGAACAGCCCGTGCCGACCGGTGAGGAGATAGCCCTCGAGCCAGCCCTGGCAGGTGTGTTCGGAGAGGATCTCCATCACTCGGCCGTGCGGATCGAGGTGTTCGTCGACCGGTAGGGTGCGAGCCTGCCAGGCCTTGCCGCTGGCCTCGTAGACCGCCTGGAGCCGGTTGGAGGCGGTCTCGTCGGGGCCCACGAGCCGGAAGTCGCGCCGGTCGGCGGTGGCCGCCATGACGTCCCGGAGCAGGTATCCGAGTACGCGGGTCGGCTCGTGCAGGGTCGCTCCGCGTTTGTCGACGGCCACGGCATGGCGGTCCAGCGGAGGCAGAGGCAGCTCGCGCAGCAGGAGCCCGCCGTTGGCGTGCGGGGTGGCACCGAGTCGGCGGGCGCCCTGCGGGACGCAGGCCAGCACGGCCGCGCGCGGGGCGCCGTCTTCGTCGAACAGTTCCTCGGGCCGGTAGGAGCGCATCCACCGCTCCAGCTGGCGCAGATGATCGGGGTTGTCCCGCACGGCGGCGAGCGGCACCTGGTGGGCGCGCCAGGTGCCCTCGACCGGCAGGCCGTCGACCTCGGCGGGGCCCGTCCAGCCTTTGGGAGTGCGCAGTACGATCACCGGCCAGCGGGGCCGGTCGGTGACCCCGTCCTGGCGAGCGGCGCACTGCAGGGCGGCGATGCGGGCGACGGCGGTGTCCATCGCCCCGGCCATCGCGCGATGGACGGCGGCCGGGTCGTCGCCGGAGACGTGGATCGGCTCGTGACCGTAGCCCTCGAGGAGTGCGTCCAGTTCGGCCTCGGGCAGACGGGACAGCACCGTCGGGTTGGCGATCTTGTAGCCGTTGAGGTGCAGGATCGGCAGGACGGCTCCGTCGTGGACCGGGTCGAGGAACTTGTCGGAGTGCCAGGAGGCAGCCAGCGGTCCGGTCTCCGCCTCGCCGTCGCCGATCACGCAGGCGACCAGCAGGTCCGGGTTGTCGAGGGCGGCGCCGTAGGCGTGGGACAGGGAGTATCCGAGTTCGCCGCCCTCATGGATCGAGCCGGGCGTCTCCGGGGCAACATGGCTCGGCACCCCGCCCGGGAAGGAGAACTGCTTGAAGAGCCGGGCCATGCCGGCCGCGTCCCGGGTGACGTCCGGATAGGTCTCGGTGTACGAGCCCTCCAACCAGGAGTTCGCGAGGACGGCCGGGCCACCGTGACCGGGCCCCCAGATACACACGGCGTCCAGGCCGCGGGCCTTGATGACCCGATTCAGATGGGTGTGGACCAGGTTGAGGCCCGGAGAGGTGCCCCAGTGGCCGAGCAGACGTGGCTTGACGTGCTCGGGCCGCAGCGGTTCGGTCAGCAAGGGATTGGCCATGAGATAGATCTGGCCCACGGCGAGATAGTTCGCGGCGCGCCAGTGGGCGTCCAGGGTGGTGAGCTCCTCGTCCGTGAGTGCGACGGGCGCCTGCTGCGTGTCGAGGGACATCTGTGGTCCTTCCCGGTTCGGGCGGGGTCGGGGTGTGACGCGTGCCGGGTGCACCGCACCCCACCTTCCGGCGAACCGGCCTGCGTCCGACAGGGCCCGTTCGGCCCGGTTCGCGGGGCCGAACCGCCCGTGACAGAACCGCTGTCACGGCGTGCGGTCCACCCCGTACAGCGTCCGGCCCCCGACCGGCTCACACCCGCTGACCAGTTCCGGATGGATGCGTACGACCACCTTCTCGGGGTACGGCGCCCAGGTGCGCGAGGACAGCTCGGGCTGGGCTCTTCCTCGCCCACGCCGAGGTTGCAAACTTGTAGGTACAGGTTCTAGCTTGTACCTACAAGTTAGAGGAGGTGTGATGACAGACCAGGGTGATGCCCTCTACCTGGATGTGGCTGTCCGGCTGCGCAAGGCGATCGCCGACGGGGTGTTCCCGCCGGGATCGCGGCTGCCCTCGGAGCATGTCCTTGCTCAGGAGTACGGCGTGTCCCGCAACACCGTGCGTCGCGCCATGGAGGTCCTGCGCGAGGACGGCTTGATGGCCTCGCAGCAGGGCGCGCGCCGCACGGTGCTCGCCCTGCCCAGGCTGCAGAGTTTCGGGGAACTACGGTCGTTCTCGCGCTGGGCCCGTTCGATCGGGGAGGTGCCGTCCGGACGTGTCGACGTACTCGAACGCCGGCCCGCCGATCTGGCGCAGGCGCACGCGCTCGGGCTGCGGCCCGGCGATCCGGTGGTCTACCTGGTGCGCGTCAGGCTGCTCACCGGCGTCCCGGTGATGATCGAGCGCACGGCGTATCCGGAGCGGGTCGGCGCGCTGTTGTCCCTCGTGGACCTGGAGCGTGAGTCGATCTGCGAACGGCTGGAGGAGCACGGGATCGCCTTCGCGCACGCGGAACACACCATCGACGCGGCCGGCGCCGACGCCGAGGACGCCCGGCTGCTGGAGATCCCGGCCGGCACCGCGCTGCTGCGCGAACGGCGACGGTCCACCGATCACCAGGGCCGGCCACTCGAATGGTCGCAGGACCGCTACGTCGGCGACGCCGTCGCCTTCACCATCCGCAACTCCGTCGCGGCCTCCCCCCTCGTCCGCGACCGGCCCCCCGTGACAGGAAAGTGACGACCACCGTGCAAACCGAACTGATCCGCCAGGACGGGACGCGTTTTCCTGCCCTGTGGCTACGTGACAACTGCCAGTGCGGCACGTGCCAGATTCCGGGCAGCGGCCAGAAGCTGTTCGACATCACCGACCTGGCGCGCGACGTCCTGATCGCGCAGGCGGACGAGGACGCCGACGGCGTGCAGGTCGTCTTCACTCCGGACGGGCACCGCTCGCGCTTCACCCACACCTGGCTGGAGACCTACCGGCCCGGCACGGCGCCTCCCTACGACGACCGGACCGAGGACGCCAAGGCCCTCTGGACCGCCGCGGACCTTGAGGACGTCGTGCCCACCGGTACCTGGCCGTCCTTCGCGGATGATCCCACCGAACGCGCGCGCTGTCTGGAGGCGCTGCTGACTCAGGGCTTCGTCATCCTCCACGGCGTGCCCGTCGCGGATCGTGCCGTGCTGGGCGTCGCGAGATCGTTCGGCTACGTGCGCGAAACCAATTACGGCGAACTGTTCGAGGTGCGCGTCGAGCAGAAACCGGCAAACCTGGCGTTCAGCTCTCGTCCGATCCTGCCTCACACCGACAATCCGTACCGGGACCCGCTCCCGACCATCCAACTCCTGCACTGCCTCACCAATGCGGCAGCCGGCGGTGACTCCGGCCTCGTGGACGGCTTCCACGCCGCGGCCACGCTGCGCCGCGAGCAGCCGGACGCCTTCGACCTGCTCACCCGCACCCCCGTGACCTTCCGCTACGCCGATGCCGGCGCGGACCTGAGCACGAGCGCCCCACTCATCGGACTCGATGCACTCGGGCGGATCAGGCAGATCCGATTCAACAACCGCTCGATGCGGCCGATCGCGCTGGAGCCGGACCGAATCGCCGCGTTCTACCAGGCCTACCGCGCCTTCGCCGAACTGCTCTACCACCCCGGCGCACAGCTGAGCTTCCGACTCGAACCCGGCGACTGCGTGATCTTCGACAACACCCGGATCCTGCACGCCCGCTCCGGATTCACCGCCGACGGCGCCCGGCACCTGCAAGGCTGCTACGCCGACCTCGACGCCGCCGCCAGCGAACTGGCCGTCCTGCGCCGCGCCCTCGACGTCGTCGCCCAACTCGAACAGCTCTTCAACGACCAGGGCAACAGCGAGTACCTCGGCGAGCCGGTCACCCAAGCCGCGCACATGCTGCAGACCGCCGCGCACGCCGAGGCCGCAGGCGCCCCCGACGCCCTCGTCGCGGCAGCTCTCCTGCACGACATCGGCCACTTCACGGGCCACATCAGCGGCGGCCGACTCATGACCGGCACCGACAACCGGCACAGCCACACCGGCGCCGACTGGCTCGCAGCCTGGTTCCCGCCGGACGTAACCGAACCCATCCGCCTGCACGTCGCGGCGAAACGCTACCTGTGCGCCGTCGAACCCGACTACCTCCAGCGCCTCTCACCAGCCTCCCTCTACACCCTCAACGTGCAAGGCGGCCCCATGTCGGCCGCCGAAGCCGACCAGTTCGCCGCCCTGCCCCACGCCCGACAGGCCACAGCCCTCAGGCGCTGGGACGAGGCGGCCAAGGACCCGAAGGCCGCCGTGCCCTCCTTCGCGCACTACCGCCCACTCCTGACCCGCCTGCTGCACACCTAGCCACAGCCGTACACGAGGCGGCAATTGCGCCAGGTCCCGGCTGATCTTCCGCCGGGGCCCGGGCGCCGGTCGACCAAGGAATGGCCGGAGGACGGGCCCGAGGGCTGATCGCGCCCCCGTGTCAGGCGTGGTCGATGGCCCGCGCACGCCTTGGCCCGGTGGACCAGCCTCTCGTGCACTCTGGAGCAACTACCGGTCCCAGCGCCGCCGTCAGGTCGATCCGGAAGCCGACCGGGACGCTGTTCTTCGGGCGCCGCGCGAACGAATGCACCTGGGTCGTCCCGGCGTAGTGCCACGCTCAGTCGAGCACATGGCGCAGATAGCTGTGCGGATCAGCGAGGTAGCGGCGCCAGTGGTCGACCAGCGCGAGTTCGCTCCAGGTCGTTCGGCGCAACCCGTGTTCGCCGACCTCGATGATGTTCGCACCGGGCAGCGCGGTCAGGAGCGGCGAGTGGGTGGCGCAGATGACCTGGCCGCCGCTCTTCACCAACTGACCGATGTGTCCGAGCAGTTCCAGG is a genomic window of Streptomyces griseochromogenes containing:
- a CDS encoding ABC transporter substrate-binding protein, whose protein sequence is MTRPRARAAAVLGCFALMALGLSACENRPAAGLAKPPVATSAENAGGMRALIAAAKREGTLRTIALPRDWADYGGLIDGFGKKYGIKVTVEDPLGHSEDEIDALKRRGNRPTAPDVIDVGDAFARNAAAQNLLAPYKVAAYDSIPDNQKDPKARWSNNYGGYISIGCDANRVKPCPETFADLLKPAYKGKVSLEGEPPRSATAFSSVYAAALANNGSFDDIQPGLDFFAELEKNGNLNPLSSNLPTVQDGRTPISINWDYINLHYADQLRDKGVNWQVAIPFDGSFAQYFALAINKNAPHPAAARLWQEYLFSPEGQNLRLRGYARPVLMDAMQQDGTLDKAAAARLPTVEGTPQFPTDAQLEKARETVARGWAKAVSG
- a CDS encoding GntR family transcriptional regulator, with product MTDQGDALYLDVAVRLRKAIADGVFPPGSRLPSEHVLAQEYGVSRNTVRRAMEVLREDGLMASQQGARRTVLALPRLQSFGELRSFSRWARSIGEVPSGRVDVLERRPADLAQAHALGLRPGDPVVYLVRVRLLTGVPVMIERTAYPERVGALLSLVDLERESICERLEEHGIAFAHAEHTIDAAGADAEDARLLEIPAGTALLRERRRSTDHQGRPLEWSQDRYVGDAVAFTIRNSVAASPLVRDRPPVTGK
- a CDS encoding phosphoketolase, with the protein product MSLDTQQAPVALTDEELTTLDAHWRAANYLAVGQIYLMANPLLTEPLRPEHVKPRLLGHWGTSPGLNLVHTHLNRVIKARGLDAVCIWGPGHGGPAVLANSWLEGSYTETYPDVTRDAAGMARLFKQFSFPGGVPSHVAPETPGSIHEGGELGYSLSHAYGAALDNPDLLVACVIGDGEAETGPLAASWHSDKFLDPVHDGAVLPILHLNGYKIANPTVLSRLPEAELDALLEGYGHEPIHVSGDDPAAVHRAMAGAMDTAVARIAALQCAARQDGVTDRPRWPVIVLRTPKGWTGPAEVDGLPVEGTWRAHQVPLAAVRDNPDHLRQLERWMRSYRPEELFDEDGAPRAAVLACVPQGARRLGATPHANGGLLLRELPLPPLDRHAVAVDKRGATLHEPTRVLGYLLRDVMAATADRRDFRLVGPDETASNRLQAVYEASGKAWQARTLPVDEHLDPHGRVMEILSEHTCQGWLEGYLLTGRHGLFSCYEAFVHIVDSMVNQHIKWLRTTRRLPWRAPIASLNYLLTSHVWRQDHNGFSHQDPGFVDHVLNKSPEVVRVYLPPDANTLLSVADHVLRSRDYVNVVVAGKQPCFDWLSMEEAKAHCARGAGLWEWAGTEDGTREPDVVLACAGDVPTQEVLAAAQLLRRHLPELAVRVVNVVDIARLLPSEDHPHGMSDFDYDGLFTTDKPVIFAYHGYPWLIHRLAYRRTGHRHLHVRGYKEIGTTTTPFDMVVRNDLDRYRLVMDVIDRVPGLAVRAAALRQRMEDTRQRHHVWIREHGMDLPEVADWSWDG
- a CDS encoding SpoIIE family protein phosphatase/ATP-binding protein, encoding MRTHRPGRPRQGEEERRSGSLLSVHSLAGQVFLLQLAVVLLLVAATLLALVVQARRDIMADARHRTLTTAQTFANSPGIVAALDSANPTAILQPHAEAARKAAGVDAIIVYGLNGVALTHSDPHQIGKHTIGPYAAAASGKPFTSTFKGALGLSVISAVPVRGPDGSVVAIVSVPVTVETVQHRLDRQLPVLFGGAATALVVAAGGSGLVSRRLRRQTHGLGPTEMTRMYEHHDAVLHSVREGVLIVGGDGRLLLVNDEARRLLDLPADTERRHITDLGLDDDLAGLLASDHPATDEVHLAADRLLAVNKRLTAPHGPAGSVVTLRDTTELRALSGRAEVARERLKLLYDAGLRIGTTLDVKSTAEELAGVAVPRFADIVTVELLDPVLRGEEPSATTAAIPELRRSAVVGLDTDDLLHPVGELIRFVPAHPVSKAMADGRPVLVEDLSASDGWLAQHPERARRILEHGIHSLLVVPLRARGVVLGVADFWRTEDSPPFEDEDMSFAEELATRAALCIDNARRYTREHTMAVALQHSLLPRGLPEQSALDVAYRYLPAQAGVGGDWFDVIPLSGTRVALVVGDVVGHGLHAAATMGRLRTAVHNFASLDMPVEELLGRLDELVSQIDAEEADTEDGQGTITGATCQYAVYDPTSGLLTLATAGHPGPAMVHPDGAVGFPRLPVSPPLGLGAGLPVETAELTVPEGSRLVLYTDGLIEDRTRDLDAGLEALRDALTGPDRTPEATCTAVMAAMLSDRPRDDIALLVARTRRLGPAQVAEWDVPRDPAAVAPVRTACVRRLTEWGLEQVAFTAELILSELITNAVRYGAEPITVRLLRTVSAGGPAAGTLIFEVADGSSTSPRLRRAKVTDEGGRGLFLVARFAERWGTRYTPTGKVIWAERPLHDSATPEPEELGEILLGQWDDTAL
- a CDS encoding PAS domain S-box protein; this translates as MNAFVDGPTRSAETPVLEQCRCGAHLPQGGPSVAEERFRGLLEAAPDAMVIVDDGGNIRLVNAQTEALFGYRREELLGRSVELLVPHRFRAHHTRHRDGYAANRQVRPMGAGLELHGLRKNGSEFPVEISLSPLETADGLLVSAAVRDVSDRKAAEARINELAALVESSQDAILAKTLDGYITYWNAAAARLYGYAAEEAIGRHVSLLAPADLEDDIHALLKRLRQGEKVEHFETLRVTRSGALLDVDVTLWPTRDARGQIVGACAIVRDISDRKRAEAELTALLEQQRHIALTLQRSLMGTPPAIPGLATASRYRPATQGAGVGGDWFDLIPLGAGRVGVLIGDVMGRGLEAAAVMGQLRSAAHALAKTGMQPRQLMQALDTVVTDLDVPDQLVTCCYLIIAPDAGTVTVCSAGHLPTLVVGPWDGVRMLPTPVNAPLGVGDVLYEQSCTDMAPGATLVLYTDGLIETPDSDIEARLAELTTVLDTFFPQAEGLEDAADQVLATLLPDCEGHNDDVTLLLAQLPAAPLAAVTTELPAAAASVPEGRAFLSRTLASWECTSSSDDALLLLSETLTNAVQHAEGPLGLRLCRTLTDLTVEVSDHSPHLPQPRLAAQDEESGRGLFLVRTLADSWGVRPTDEGKTTWFTLKLCHEPHSSPDAAS